From one Humulus lupulus chromosome 8, drHumLupu1.1, whole genome shotgun sequence genomic stretch:
- the LOC133796715 gene encoding rop guanine nucleotide exchange factor 3: MNNLSSFEESYDLYQPSPSSLDQIDKSTTETPGYSTISGDSFAYCRTNSETSAFSEPTDDQSYSSEPSPSCWHALKSLKSGAGVNNHSVLTRVGMKQHKSLVGDHKLNDQEVLDSELELMKERFAKLLLGEDMSGSGKGVCTAVTISNSITNLYATVFGQNLRLEPLNSEKRAMWKREMDCLLSVCDYIVEFIPATSQNLRDGTALEIMTSRPRADIYINLPALRKLDTMLIEILDSFQDREFWYAEQGSLSSSSIGSGPSGSFRRIVQRKDEKWWLPVPCVSPDGLSEKARKHLRHKRDCANQIHKAAMAINSSILAEMEIPDTYMATLPKSGKACLGDSIYRYMYSADKFSPEHLLDCLNLASEHEALELADRVESSMYTWRRKACMSHSKSSWNMVKDLMSDTDRSDKNHVLAERADSLLFCLKQKYPELSQTTLDTSKIQYNKDVGQAILESYSRVLEGLAFNIVAWIEDVIFVDRSVRNQNN, from the exons ATGAACAATTTATCAAGCTTTGAAGAAAGTTATGATCTGTATCAaccttctccttcttccttgGATCAAATTGACAAATCAACCACCGAAACTCCAGGGTACTCAACAATTAGTGGTGACTCTTTTGCTTACTGCCGGACTAATTCAGAGACCTCTGCCTTTTCTGAGCCTACAGATGATCAAAGCTATTCAAGTGAGCCTTCTCCTTCATGTTGGCACGCCTTGAAGTCCTTAAAGTCTGGCGCCGGAGTTAATAACCATTCTGTTCTTACCAGAGTAGGCATGAAGCAACACAAGTCTCTAGTTGGTGATCACAAACTCAATGATCAAGAAGTGTTGGATTCAG AACTTGAGTTGATGAAAGAAAGATTTGCAAAACTTTTGCTCGGTGAAGACATGTCCGGGAGTGGGAAAGGAGTTTGTACTGCAGTTACTATCTCAAATTCCATAACCAATCTCTATG CTACTGTTTTTGGACAAAATTTGAGACTAGAGCCTCTAAATTCTGAGAAGAGAGCTATGTGGAAGAGAGAAATGGACTGCCTTCTATCTGTATGTGATTACATAGTAGAATTCATCCCCGCCACATCACAAAATTTGAGAGATGGAACAGCCTTAGAG ATAATGACAAGTAGACCAAGAGCTGATATTTATATAAACCTGCCAGCTTTGAGAAAGCTTGACACAATGCTTATT GAAATTTTGGACAGTTTCCAAGACAGAGAATTCTGGTATGCAGAACAAGGAAGCCTGTCATCCAGTTCAATTGGTTCAGGTCCTTCAGGATCATTCCGGAGAATTGTTCAGCGGAAAGATGAGAAATGGTGGTTGCCAGTTCCATGCGTTTCTCCAGATGGCCTCTCTGAGAAAGCAAGGAAGCATTTGAGACACAAACGTGACTGTGCCAATCAAATCCACAAAGCGGCCATGGCCATCAATAGTAGTATTCTTGCGGAGATGGAAATCCCAGACACATACATGGCAACTCTTCCAAAG AGTGGCAAAGCATGTTTAGGAGATTCGATTTATCGGTACATGTATTCGGCAGACAAGTTCTCCCCAGAACATCTccttgactgcctcaatcttgcatCAGAACATGAAGCGCTTGAGCTAGCAGACAGGGTTGAATCTTCAATGTACACATGGAGACGTAAAGCGTGCATGAGCCATTCAAAGTCATCATGGAACATGGTTAAGGATCTCATGTCGGACACTGATAGGAGTGACAAAAATCATGTTTTGGCGGAGAGGGCTGATAGTTTATTGTTCTGTTTGAAGCAGAAATATCCTGAGCTTTCTCAGACAACCTTGGACACCAGCAAGATTCAATacaataag GATGTGGGACAAGCAATATTGGAGAGCTACTCAAGAGTGTTGGAAGGTTTAGCATTCAACATAGTTGCATGGATTGAAGATGTTATTTTTGTAGATAGATCTGTTAGGAACCAAAATAATTAG